The following nucleotide sequence is from Corynebacterium hindlerae.
CCGCATTGGCCGCACCGGCCGTGCTGGCCGTTCCGGCGAAGCGATCCTCTTCGTCACGCCACGCGAGCGTCGAATGCTGCGTTCCATTGAGCGCGCGACTAATGCGACGCTGGAAGAGATGGAACTGCCGACCGTGGATGAGGTTAACGAGTCCCGCAAGGCTAAGTTCGCCGACTCCATCACCAACTCTCTAGAAGACTCCCAGTTGGCGCTGTTCCGTTCCCTGGTCAAGGCCTACTCCGAGGAACACGACGTTCCTCTGGAGGACATCGCTGCCGCGCTGGCCACCCAGGCGCAGGCTGGCGACGAGTTCCTGATGAAGGAACTGCCACCTGAGCGCCGGGATCGACGCGACCGTTTCGATCGCGACGACCGCCGTGACCGTGACCGGGGTGGTCGATTTGAGCGTCGTGACCGCGGTTCCCGCTTCGAGCGCAGCCAAGACATGGACGTGTACCGCCTTGCCGTGGGTAAGCGGCAGCACGTACGCCCTGGCGCTATCGTTGGCGCCCTGGCGAACGAGGGTGGCCTGTCCTCCAAGGACTTCGGTCGCATCATCATCGCCGTGGACCACACCCTGGTAGAACTGCCGAAGAACATGCCGGCTTCTGTGCTGGAACGCCTCGCGGACACCCGCATTTCCGGCCAGCTCATCCACATCGAGGCTGCTCCTGGCGCTGACATGAACCAGCGTCCTGGTGGCTATGGTGGTGGACGTGGCGGCTACCGGGATCGTGATGATCGCCGTGGCGGCCGGGGCCGCTTTGATCGGGATGATCGCCGTGGCGGCCGAGGCGGCTATGACCGTGATGATCGTCGTGGTGGACGTGGCGGCTACCGGGATCGTGATGATCGCCGTGGCGGCCGCTACGATCGCTAGCAGCGCATAAGAAAAGCGCCTCCCAGATCCAACCGGGAGGCGCTTTTGTTGTGACTAGATAAACATCAAGATCGCGGTGACGAACCACAGCAGCGCGAAGATGCCACCGAACATGGACAGCTGGCCCTTGGCCTTGTTCCAATCGGCGATCTCGGTGTCAGCTGGCACCTCGTCAGCATCGAGCAGCCCGAGTGCACCCAGCATCTTCTTCTGGCGTGGCAGGATCAGGAAGAACAGCACCGCCCACGCGACCACAGACAGGCCCACTGCGGCGTGGTACTGGCCTTGCTTCAGGTACGCAGAATCGGTCATGAACACGCCAACACCCAGCAGCGGGACCAGCAGGGACAGCATGCCGTAGGTGCTGGAGATGTTGTGGAGCAGTTTCGCAGCGCCACGAGCGGTGTCATCGCCGGAGTGCGCAGCCAGAGCCTTCGCATGGAAGGTAGAGGTAGCCACGGTGACCGGGCCGAGGAACAGCACCGCGGACAGGATGTGCAGTGCGGTCATGATGGTATCCACAGGGGTTGAGCCTTTCCAGTTAGGGGTTTTGTCAACGTCTCACCCTAGCCAGCCCGCCGGGAATTCGCTAACCGAGCAGGCTCGCTGCATCACCCGCCGGTCTGAACGGGGGAGAGGTAACTCATAGGCAGCCGCCACCGCGGCTAACCGACGCGCATACCAACAACCCCGCCGCACCTCCGGCATCCACTGGCTGGGAAGCAGGTCAGACTTCTCTTGGTTCGCCTGCGCCGATACCGCAACCAGGTTCGATGGATCGTTGGCGAAGCGTTTTCGTTTCTCCGCCGGCCACGAGTGCGCTCCCAAATCCCAGGCAGCGCGAAGGGGAAAAATGTGGTCGATCTGGATGTCCTCCGGGAGGCTGGAGCCTGTGTAGGGGTCTGTGACTGAGGTCGGGGTGATCTCGCAGCCCGCAGCTACAGCGGATTGAAATGTTTGGGACAGGATGAGGTGCCGGGTGGTGCAGGACTGGCCGTCGATAAGCATGGGTGCCCAATCTCCGAAGGCTGCCCGGTCGTAGCCCAGCACGGACTGGCGCTGTGGCACGCTACCTACCCGAGCTAAAGAACTGTTCAACGAAGGGGTGTCGGTGGGGTAGACAGGCCGATAGATCAGGGCGGTGACAATGGTGAAAAAGACAAGGACGAAAAGAAAAAGGCGGCTAGGCGTCATACTTAATTAGACTGCTCAGCCACCCCAAAAGGTTGCAGCGAATTTTTTTTAGGCCTCGCGCACCATCTCAGAGGTGAGCACACCCTTGACCTTCGACAGCTTCACTGACTTATCGAACTCGCGGTTGATCTCCTCGGAAGGAGCTTTAGTCAGCAGCGTCACCACGACCATCAAAACGATGTTGGCGATGAAACCAGGGACGATCTCATACATCAGATCCGACAGGGCGCTCTGGCCCCACGCAAACGACACCACAGCACCGGCAATCATACCCGCGATAGCACCAGGAGCATTCAGGCGCTTCCAGTACAGCGACGCAATGATGATCGGACCGAACGCGGAACCGAACCCGGCCCACGCGAACGCCACCAAACCGAGGATCGAGTCAGATGGATTGGCTGCCAGCACACCCGCGATCACGGAAACGGAGAGAACGGCGATACGCGACATCCAAATCAGGTTCTTCTGCGTTGGCTGGCGCTTCACCACGATCATGTACAAATCCTCGATCAGGGCAGAGGACGTCACCAGCAGCTGAGAGGCAATAGTCGACATGATCGCTGCTAGGACAGCGGTGAGTACCAGGCCTGCGATCAGTGGGTGGAACAGGATCCGGCCCATGTCCAGGAAGACGGTTTCGAAGGCATCGCGGTCCGTGACGGCGATGTGAGGGTTCTGTGCGAAAAAGACTGTGCCGATCATAGCGGTAAAGACCGCGCCCACTACGCAGAGCAGCATCCAGAACACGCCGATCCGGCGGCCGCTGGTGGCGTCGGAAGGCTTACGCATCGCCATGAAGCGCACGATGATGTGTGGCTGCCCGAAGTAGCCCAACCCCCAAGCCAGATTGCCGATGATGGCAGCGAGAGACACACCGGTGATCATACTGAAGTAGGTCGGGTTACCCTCGCCGGAGGTGTAGGGGCCGTAGTCATTCATGGTCTGCCACCCGAAGATATCCATCGGATTCTGCAGGGCGAAAAGCGCCATGATTGGGACAATGATGAGCGACGCGAACATGATCAGGCCCTGCACGGCGTCGGTGTAGGACACCGCCAGGAAGCCGCCGATAAAGGTGTACGCCACCGTAATGACCGCGACTATCAGCATGCCGGTGAGGTAGTCGCCACCGAACGTGGACTCAAAGTACTTGCCGCCCGACACCATTCCGGAGGACACGTAGAAGGTGAAGAACACCAGAATGACGACTGCAGAGACCACGCGCAGAATGCGGGATTTATCATTCAGCCGGTTTTCCACGAAGCTCGGAACGGTAATCGAATTCTTGGCCACCTCTGTGTACGAACGCAAACGGGGAGCGATCCACTTCCAGTTAGCCCAGCAGCCGATCAGCAGGCCAATGGCGATCCACAATTCAGAGAAACCAGAGACGAACAGTGCACCCGGCAGACCCATCAGCAGCCAGCCTGACATATCGGAAGCACCCGCAGAAAGTGCTGCGACGGCGGGGCCAAGCCCACGACCACCCAGCATGTACTCGTCATACTTCTTCGTCTGCGTGTAACTCCAATAGCCAATGCCGAGCATCAGCGCCATGTAGATCACGATCGCAATGATGAACCAGGTCTGTTCACTCACGTGTGTTCTTGCCTCCAATGGTCAATAGGGAATGTGGGGACCGATAAGCCCTAACGCTCCATGGTAAGAAACCTAGCCATAATGTGACGATTTTCTCACTCCAAGTGAGCTGTTTAGTTATCTTAACGTGATAGAGCTGTGACTGACTCGGTTTTGCGCAGCTTTTTTGTGTCCGAGGTCACTGATTGTCCGCTAGATGAACTCCGATGAGTGGAACCACCTAACGGACTGGTACAAACAAATGTATGACCTCGCACCTGCTCCACGGCTTTTGGACCAAAACGTCCGGGCTCCATCTGTGGATCGAGCAGGTCGAAGGACACCGGATTGTCCTCCCGGATAACCTCTCCGAAGGGGACCTTCCGCCGCAGGTCATGGCCATCATCGCTGGGAAAAGCTTCCGGCATATGCGCCGCACGACATTGCGCACCCCCAAGGGTAGGGAAGTGACCCTGGACATTCCCACCGCCGCCTACACCCCAGAACAAGCAGTGGACGTGTTATCGCAGCTGGCGGTGTTTGACCTCGAAACTCCTACCACTCCCACAGTTGGCAGAGCTGCGATCGCTCCTGATTTGCTCTGGTTGATTCACGCATTTCTTGGACTGGAACGCTTCGTGCGCGCCGGGCGCCTGGTGCTGCGTCTGCGCTGGGATGACAGCAAGTGGTGGCCACAGTGGCAGTTGGCCACGGGGCTCGGGGAGCTGGGGTGGATCGCGGAAATGACGGCTTCTGCCCCCGGGGTGGTCGTGGCTAACGGCGGTTCGGGGGTCATGGAGGACATCGCCGATGAACTGCCACATTGGATCGCGAATGCGCTGCTCAAGCCACTGTATGAGTTGCCACGCCCCTACCCGTGGCACGAATTCGTCGGAGCGTTGCTTGGATCTACCCCGATCCGGCGGGGGAGTCCGCAGCTGGTGGCGCTGTTGAAAAAGTGGAAAGACTCGATCGCTGGTGAAGACGTCTCCCTGGTGGTGATCGTGGAAGAGCCGGCGGAAGAGGAAACGCCTGCTGATGATCGCGGCTGGATGGTGCGGGTGCAACTGCGCCTCGGTGTCGATTCGCCCCGCCCAGTGCGTTTTCACCAGCTAGACCCCGCGACGAGAAAACATGTGGAAAAGCACTATGAGAAGTTGAGCTCCATAGCGCCTGTGCTTGCCGACGAAGCGGGTCGCAGCCACGCGCGTACCGCAGTAGAACCAGTGGCGATGTCCGAGTCAAGCGATCTGGACGTCTCCCTCACCACGGAGCAGATGGTCGGATTCATCACGAACGATGTGACGCGACTTCGCGACGCCGGATTCACCGTCCTTCTCCCCAAAGCGTGGTCCGTGTACGAACCGAAACTCCGCCTCGACCTGCGCGAACCAGGGGACGCCCCACTCGGGGCCACGAAATCGCTCATCGGCCTGGAACAGTTAGTGGAATACGACTGGAAAATGAGCCTCGGGGACCTGGAGCTTTCCGACGCTGAAATGCGCGAGCTCGTTGAATCCAAAGCAGGTCTGGTCAAGCTGCGTGGCCAGTGGGTACTGGCCGATAGTGGTGCTTTGCGAAAAATCTCTGCCTACGTGGAAGAACTCAGCCAAGGGTCCCGTAAAACGCTCAAAAAGCGCATGGAAACCGCCATGATGGAGGCCCAACTCGCCCGCGCCAACGGCGACCCCAACGCGGAGGAACTGGAAGAAAAAGCGCAACAGCTGTTGGAAAAGTTTAATGCGGGGCTGGAAGAGATCGCGCAGGTAACGCTCGCACAGCTGCGCGACCTCGCGCTGCGACTTGCGGAAAGTTCACCGATCGAATTTACCGCCACCGGATGGCAGTCTGCGCTGCTCGGCGGCACCAACACCCCGGCCCCCAAGCGGGTCGAGCTGCCCGACACGATCCATGCCGAGCTGCGTGAATACCAGCGCCGGGGCGTGGACTGGCTGTGGTGGATGAGCCAAAACGGCCTCGGCGCTGTGCTGGCCGACGATATGGGTTTGGGGAAAACCCTGCAGCTGCTCTCCCTCCTCGCGGTGGAGCGCCAGCACAACCCAGAGGTGGGACCCACCTTGGTTGTGTGCCCCACCTCTGTCGTTGGAAACTGGGCTGCAGAAGCCGCAAAATTCGTTCCCTCTCTGGTCACCATCACCCACCATGGCAGTAACCGGCTCACAGGGGACGCCTTCCTAGCACGAGCCCAAGCAGCAGACTTGGTGATCACCAGCTACGGAGTCGTAAGCCGCGACTTTAGCCTCCTGGGCCAGCTGAAGTGGGATCGAGTGGTGCTGGATGAAGCGCAAGCGATTAAGAATTCGGGGACCAGGGCGTCGAGAAGCGTGCGCTCGCTTCCCTCCGCACACCGCGTGGCGCTGACCGGCACGCCCGTGGAAAACCGGCTGTCGGAAATGCGTTCCATCCTCGACTTTTGCAACCCTGGCGTGCTCGGATCGGCCAGCTTTTTCCGTAACCACTTCGCCAAAGCCATCGAACGCGAAGACAACGAGGAGATGGCGAAACGGCTGCGCGACCTCACCGCACCATTCATCCTGCGTCGCCTCAAGACCGACCCCGCTGTCATCGACGATCTGCCCGAGAAAAACGAGGAAATCATTACTGTCCACATGACAGCAGAACAAGCTGCTCTCTACACCGCGCTCGTGCACGACATTGAGGAAAAACTCGCTGCGGCCGAAGGCATCCAAAAACGAGGCCTCGTGCTGTCCACCATCACCCGGATCAAACAAATCTGTAACCATCCCGCCCACTACCTGCAGGACGGATCCCTCATCACCCGGCGCGGAAAACACCGCTCCGGCAAAGTCGAGGCACTGATGGAACTGGTGAAAAGCTGCACGGAGCGCGGCGAAAAGATGCTCATCTTCACCCAGTACAAGGCGTTCGGTGACATGCTGGTGCCGTATCTGTCCGGGCGGATGAGTCGTGACATTCCTTTTCTCCACGGCGGGGTGTCAAAGGCCGGGCGTGACAAAATGGTCGCTGAATTCCAGTCCCCGGACGGGCCACCAGCCATGATTCTTTCCCTCAAAGCCGGCGGTACCGGCCTAAACCTGACCGCGGCGAACGTCGTGGTTCACATGGACCGGTGGTGGAACCCCGCCGTGGAAAACCAAGCCACTGACCGCGCCTACCGCATTGGACAGCGCAAAGACGTGCGGGTGTACAAGATGATCACCCAGGGCACCATGGAGGAATCCATCCAAGATATCCTGGACGGAAAACTGCACCTCGCCAGCGCCATCGTTGGCGAAGGCGAAGGCTGGATCACCGAGCTGTCGCCGGAAGACTTGGCACAGCTCATGAGCTATCGGGGGAGGGAGACCTAGATGTCCATCCGCGCGCGCGAAGATAACGTCATCTACGCCAACTTTGGCAAGAAAACTCGTGTCAGCACCCCGCCGCCCGAGCGACGCCGGATCCACTCCGAATCCCTCCAACAAGCCCTCATTCGGGACGTCTACCGCACCAGCACTGACGAAGGCCGCATCTCTCGTGGCCGGGCATACGCGCGCAACGGCAACGTGGTGGCATTCAACGTGATGCGGGACCGGATCGTGGCTAGCGTCGCGGGGTCCCAAAACGAACCCTTTGACGTGGGCATCATCTTCCCGCGCCGGGGCTCAGAGGACCTGCTGAAGGTTTCCAAGACGTTGCTTTCCTCCCCAGGGTTGCTCGCGCAGGCGCGCGAAGGGCGATTGACCCCCGACGTGGTGCACGCACTGCTTGCCGACGCCCCGAGTGACATTCGAGTGCTGTGCGATTGTCCGGATAGAACGCTGTGCTGTAAGCACGGCGTGGCAGTCCTGGACACCCTAGCGGAGAAGGTGGCGGCAACGCCCGGTTTGTTGTTCGAGCTGCGCGGACTGAATTTTGCGCAACTGGAACTGACGATGCAGGAAGAGGCCCGCGCGCAGTCCGAGAAACGCGCCGGGGACGACGCTTCCCCCGAGTCTTTCTGGGAGGGGTACCCGCTGCCGATGCTTCCCACACCCAAGGTGGCGCCCGCCCTCGACGACTCCGACATGGACGCCTTGCACAAGGCAATGCGAGCGGTGTCTTATACTTCGGCAGATGAGCTGCGGGCAGTCAGCGATATCGAGGATCTCTATGACTTCCTCACTAAGCTGCAATAGGTGTGCTGACCAGGCATGTTCGAATGACATGAGAACTGTGTCCGGTGGGCATGTTAAGAGTTAACACATGACTGAAATAACTTTCTTGCACACCTCAGACTGGCAACTGGGAATGACGCGCTGGTTCCTGGATGATGACGCCCAAGCGCGGTTTGACGCCGCTCGATTAGCCGCGATTAAGAAACTAGGGCAGACTGCACTGGAGCACGGCTGTGCTTTTATCGTCGTAGCCGGTGACGTGTTTGACGCAAATTCCCTGGAACGTCGCACCCTGGCGCGCGCCTTGGATACTCTGTCGGAGCTGCCCGTTCCGGTGTATCTCCTGCCCGGCAACCACGATCCGCTCACCGCGGACAGCGTGTTTTACTCCACCACAGATATCGCGGGCGTGACCGTTCTATCTGATAGCAAGCCAGTTTCCGTGGCTCCAGGCGTGGAAATAGTCGGGGCTCCGCTGCTCAGCAAACGCGCGACCACAGATCTAGTATCGGCGGCTATAGAGCCCCTCGCGCCCTATGACGGCGTACGGATCTTAGTCGGGCACGGCCAGGTGGCCAGCAGGGGAGACATCAAACCTGACCTTATTGACCTCGCGCGTGTCGAAACCGCGCTTAACGACGGCACCCTAACCTACGTGGCCTTGGGAGATACCCACTCCACGGAATCGCTCGGAACAACTGGGCGTGTCTGGTTCTCGGGTTCTCCCGAAGTCACTGATTTTCATGACCATGCCACCGCCGGCGGAGGTGAATCAAACTCCGGCAATGCCTTGGTCGTGACCGCGACTGAGAACAGTGTTGACGTCTCGGAGATACCGATCGGCACATGGACGTTCGACGCGCTGGACTGGGAACTGCTTAGCTCGGACGATGTGGACGCCTTCCTTGGAACCCTCAAGGACTATCCCAATAAACCCTGTACGGCCATCAAATATGGGCTTCGGGGTACTCTCGATGTTCCGACCATGCAACGGTTGGAGCAGGGGCTTGATGATCTCGAGCCGGTCTTCGCCTCCCTCAAACCCCGGGAACGCCTCATGGATCTGGTCCTGGCCCCGCAACCGGAAGATCTCGCCGAGCTCAGTATCGCTGGCTATGCACGCGCCGCTCTCGACGAACTGATTGACAGCTCTGATCCCGCAGCAGACTCTGCGGTTCGGCTCATGTTCCGCCTGGCAAAGGGAGCTTAACTAACAATGCGTATCCATGACATCGAACTCACCAACGTCCGCGGACTGGAGCACTTTCGGCTCACTGACATCCCCGAACATGGGGTAATCGTGATCTCAGGCGACAATGAGGCTGGAAAATCGACAGTGGTTGAGGCGCTTGCGATAGTGCAACAGTTCCGCCATAGAAGCACCAATCGTAACATCCGAGCTCTCCAACCTAGTGGCAAAGACGTCCCCGTCACTATTGAGCTGCGCGCCACCGTGGGAGAGACGACCTTCCGTATCCGCAAGCAGTACTTACGTAAAGCTGCTGCAGAACTGATTATTGAACAGCCGCGACGCGAAGTTTTCACTGGGGATGCTGCCGAAGATAAACTGGCAAGCCTTTTGGACGAGCATGTGGACTCTGCGCTGGCAGAAGCTCTCTTTGTCAAGCAGGGAGACGTGGACACTGCTATCGCAGCAGCGGGAATCCCTTCGTTGCGCGCTGCCTTGGAACGAGCCGAGGGCAGTACAGAGATCATCGACGACACTGACTTTATGAAGTCTGTAGAAACCGAATATCAGCGTTTCTACACTGCGAAAGGGAAAGAAACCGGCGAGCTTGTCGCGGCCATTAAAAAACTCGCCGTCGCTGAGGAAAGCTTTCAAGACGCTCAGGCACGCAACGCGGAGCTGGAAAGAAATCTCAGCATCGTCGAGGATCAGAAGAGACTTCTGGAAGAACTACGCACCAAGATTCCCAAGGCCGTAGCAACCGCGGAGAAAGCTCGGGAAGAACTAGCACAGGCGGAGCGGCAACAGCGGGAACTCGACACCGCTCAAGCTACCCTCAACCACCACAATCTGCTGGTGAAAACAGCTGACCAGGATGTGGCGCAGCGCGCTGAACTCGCAGCAGCAGTCGAAACCAAGAAACAGTTATTGGACAAGCTCACCGAGCAACACACCAAGCTCACTGAAAGGAAGGCCGAGCACTCCGAGAAGCTGCAGCGCGCAAAAGAAAACCTGGCAGCGATCACGGCGCGCCTTAGCGACGCCCGCAAAGCCCTCAGCACCATGCGAAGCCGTCACGCCGCAGCAGTGGCAGCAGAAAAACTCGACACGCTCACCGCGCTCATCACCAAAGCTGAGCAACGAGAACGCACAGTCAGGGAGCTGCAAGAGCAGGTGCCGTCCACTTTGCACACCAAGGAGCAGCTTCATGCAGTAGCTGATGCCAGGCTCGCAGTCACCATCGCGGAAACTAAACTCCATGCCGAATCCGCCACGCTGCGTCTTACCGGTGCGCCAGGAACCATGGTGACAATAGGTGATGAGGAAATTGCGTTAAGCAAAGAGTCGAAAGACTTCCATCTCACGCAATGCACCGACATCACCATCGGGGATACGGTGGCAACGTTCATCCCACCGAGTACCGGCGACAGCGCTCGGACCGAGGTAGCCGCTGCGAAGGAAGCCCTAGCCTCGCTCCTGGCCCAAGCTGGTGTTCCCGATGAAGAAACCCTCCGATCTGCCTTTGACGAGCAAGAGGAAACCCTTCGCTCTCTGCAGGCAGCGCGCCGCGAGCTGAGCGTGGTCCTGGGCGAGAAAGACCTTGCCACGCTGCGTGCGCAGGTGAAAGAGCTTGAACAAACGGATCCCGACCCAGACCCGATTCCTGTTGAAAAAGCAACCACCATGATAGAGGAGCTCGAAGCCGAGCTGCGCACTGTGGAATCCGAGCACGCGGCAGCGAGCGCAGAGTTGCGCGAGGTGGAATCAGACAGCGTGCAGACCGACCTAAAGGTGTCCGCCGCGCGTATCGACGACGCAACTGCTCAGTTACAGCGGGCTGAAGAACAACTAGGCACTGCGAGGGCCAGCGCCTCTGATGAGGAGCTAGCCACACGCACTGCGCAGGTTGTGGATGATCGTGACAGAGCACAAGAGCGGGTGGAGCGGCTGAACGAAACCATGCCAGACATGGAACTGTGTAGCTGGCGTGCCACGAGCTCCGCGGAAAATCTGGCATCACTGCGTAACGAAGAAAAAGAAAGTTCGCTGAAACTTCAGTGGCACGGCGGCGAAGTGGAACGTGCGGAAGGTGTTGCTGAACAACTAATCAAGGCTTCAGAGGTAAAGGAAGCCGCCCAGTATCGCTACGAGCGGGTCCGTGCTCAGGCAGACAGTGTCAATCTGCTTCGAAGCACACTGATCAAACACCGAGACGCTGCTCGGGAGCGTTACGCGGCACCGTTTGCAGAGAAGCTCAGTGGCCTAGCCAGCACCGTTTTCGGTATGGGAGTGGAGTTTTTCCTTAATGATTCGCTGCAGATCGAACAGCGCGTGGTGGATGAGACGGTGGTCTCGGTGTCTGATCTGAGCGGAGGAGCCCAAGAACAGCTGGGACTGTTGGCTAGGTTCGCTATCGCGGATTTGGTGGCCGACGAGGAGGGCGTTCCGATCTTTGTTGATGATGCGCTGGGTAACACCGACAACCTTCGCTTGGAACTGATGAACTACGTGTTCTCGCGGATGGGCAGCCAACACCAAGTGTTTGTGCTCACCTGTATGCCGTCGCGTTATCAAAAAATCTCCGGTAAGACGTCATTCAGGATGGAGGATCTAAAAATGGGCCGGCCGTGATAGCTGGCCAGCCCGTAGCTAAGGAAGGGCGTTTTAGGCGTCCTGGCGGATGGCGGAGCCTTCGATCTCGATGTGGATGTCCTCGGAGATAAGCACGCCACCGGTGTTCAGCGGAGCGTTGAAGTCAATACCGAAGTCTGTGCGGTTGAGCAGGGTAGTGGCCTCGAAGCCAAGGCGGGTCTGGCCGTCGGGGTCGACGGCGGTGCCGGAGATCTCGACGTCGAGGGTGACCGGCTTCGTGATGCCCTTGATAGTCAGGTCGCCGGTAACGGTGCCTGCGTTGCCATTGATGTTGAACTCGGTGGCGGTGAAGGTGATCTCTGGGTAGGTCTCGACAGCGAAGAAGTCGTCGCTGCGCAGGTGGTTATCGCGGTCATCGTTGCTGGTGTTGATGGAGGCCACCTTAATGACTGCGGAGGCTGCATTTTTCTCGCCGTAGCTAAGGGAAGAGTCGAATTCGGTGAACTCACCGCGGACCTTGGTAACCATGGCGTGGCGGAGCCAGAAGCCGATGCGGGAGTGGGCTGGGTCGAGGGTGTAGGTGCCGTTGAAGTCAGACATTGAAAAGCTCTCCTTAAAGTTGGGTTCCACATTTTCTAATGGACTGTCCGTCCGTAGTCACATAGTACTGCTATCTTGTAGACGTGTCAACAACAAATATTTTTTGCGCACAACGTGCAGCTTGTGGCCTATTTTTGAAGGCTGGGACAAAGTGATCTTGGCGACGTATGAAGGTTTGGATACCGGCCCGATATCGCCTATGGTTATAAGCATCTTGTCGGGATCGTGTTTTATTAATTTGTGGAGCGTTCCTTGCCCCGCACACAAAATGAAGGTTAAGTGACGTAAATGACAAAGGGCTCAGGCTGGCTCAACGACGACGAACAAAAGCTGTGGCGTCTCCTTCTAGGGGGGATCCGCCACCTCGAACGCGGAATGGAAGAAACTCTCCAGCAGGATTCCGGCCTCGGGGCCAGCGAGTTCGCGGTCCTCGTCTCCCTGTCTGAAGCGGAGGATCAGTCGCTGCGCCTGCGTGACCTGTGTCAAAGCCTGGAATGGGATCGGAGCCGTGCGTCCCACCAAATCACCCGGATGGAGCGACGCGGGCTCGTCGTGAAGCAAAAGTGCGAAGACGATGCACGCGGTGTGCTCGTGGTGCTCACCAAGGAAGGGATGTCGCGCCTCGAAGCAGCTGCGCCAGGGCACGTGGAATCTGTGCGACGTTTGGTCTTCGATCACCTCACTGATGAAGATGCTGTGGTTCTTGAGCGTTTCTTCGGTAATCTTGTGGCCACTGAACTGGGATAATGCCATATCAGGGTGAAAATCAGGGTTTTACCCGATGTGCTTTTTCACTCACGCTGCAATAGTGAGAAGTGACCGGCAAGTACAAGAAAGGAACCCACAATGACCACCCCACACGACTACTCCAAGCTCGACGGAACTATCCCGCTGCTGAACCGCAAAATGCACCGCAGCAAGACCAATTCTGTGTTGTTCGGTGTCCTCGGTGGCATCGGTGAAACCTACGACGTTGACCCCAACCTGCTACGCGTCCTCGCGGTGGTCGCGTCCCTGTTCACAGGAATCCCCGTCGTCATTTACATCGCGGCGGTGGTGCTGATGTGGAACACCTAACCGAGTCTTGCTTCGCCGGCACCCTGAAGAGGGTGTCGGCATTTTGGTTCGTCTACTTTAGGCGACGAAAAACAATGAGTAGTCGTGGCGGCGTTTGTAGAGGACAGTAAAGCCCTGTTGGGGCTGCGTAATCCGGGTAGATAGTGACGCCCTAACCGTTGGGTCCTCATCGACGCCACCGTGTTCCATGTGGTCCAGTAGGAGGGTAACCCACAAGGTTGGCTTAAGGGACATTTCGTGTGGATAAATTTATCCGGTTTCCCGTGTCACACTGGGGATTTCGCCGATTTTCGTTTTCCACGGCTTCCAAAACAGGGCTCGACTGAATCTTCACGGATTTGGGACAGGGTTGTGGTAGAGGCAGTTCGCTGCGGTGCTAGGCCAAATACATGGCAAAAAAGAACCGGCCTTTCTGCGCGTTGTGCGGACACGGCCTCGTAAAAAACGGGAAGACTGCCGCTGGCACTCAACGCTGGATATGCCCAGCCTGTAAAGCCTC
It contains:
- a CDS encoding SWIM zinc finger family protein, coding for MSIRAREDNVIYANFGKKTRVSTPPPERRRIHSESLQQALIRDVYRTSTDEGRISRGRAYARNGNVVAFNVMRDRIVASVAGSQNEPFDVGIIFPRRGSEDLLKVSKTLLSSPGLLAQAREGRLTPDVVHALLADAPSDIRVLCDCPDRTLCCKHGVAVLDTLAEKVAATPGLLFELRGLNFAQLELTMQEEARAQSEKRAGDDASPESFWEGYPLPMLPTPKVAPALDDSDMDALHKAMRAVSYTSADELRAVSDIEDLYDFLTKLQ
- a CDS encoding metallophosphoesterase family protein, with amino-acid sequence MTEITFLHTSDWQLGMTRWFLDDDAQARFDAARLAAIKKLGQTALEHGCAFIVVAGDVFDANSLERRTLARALDTLSELPVPVYLLPGNHDPLTADSVFYSTTDIAGVTVLSDSKPVSVAPGVEIVGAPLLSKRATTDLVSAAIEPLAPYDGVRILVGHGQVASRGDIKPDLIDLARVETALNDGTLTYVALGDTHSTESLGTTGRVWFSGSPEVTDFHDHATAGGGESNSGNALVVTATENSVDVSEIPIGTWTFDALDWELLSSDDVDAFLGTLKDYPNKPCTAIKYGLRGTLDVPTMQRLEQGLDDLEPVFASLKPRERLMDLVLAPQPEDLAELSIAGYARAALDELIDSSDPAADSAVRLMFRLAKGA
- a CDS encoding AAA family ATPase, whose amino-acid sequence is MRIHDIELTNVRGLEHFRLTDIPEHGVIVISGDNEAGKSTVVEALAIVQQFRHRSTNRNIRALQPSGKDVPVTIELRATVGETTFRIRKQYLRKAAAELIIEQPRREVFTGDAAEDKLASLLDEHVDSALAEALFVKQGDVDTAIAAAGIPSLRAALERAEGSTEIIDDTDFMKSVETEYQRFYTAKGKETGELVAAIKKLAVAEESFQDAQARNAELERNLSIVEDQKRLLEELRTKIPKAVATAEKAREELAQAERQQRELDTAQATLNHHNLLVKTADQDVAQRAELAAAVETKKQLLDKLTEQHTKLTERKAEHSEKLQRAKENLAAITARLSDARKALSTMRSRHAAAVAAEKLDTLTALITKAEQRERTVRELQEQVPSTLHTKEQLHAVADARLAVTIAETKLHAESATLRLTGAPGTMVTIGDEEIALSKESKDFHLTQCTDITIGDTVATFIPPSTGDSARTEVAAAKEALASLLAQAGVPDEETLRSAFDEQEETLRSLQAARRELSVVLGEKDLATLRAQVKELEQTDPDPDPIPVEKATTMIEELEAELRTVESEHAAASAELREVESDSVQTDLKVSAARIDDATAQLQRAEEQLGTARASASDEELATRTAQVVDDRDRAQERVERLNETMPDMELCSWRATSSAENLASLRNEEKESSLKLQWHGGEVERAEGVAEQLIKASEVKEAAQYRYERVRAQADSVNLLRSTLIKHRDAARERYAAPFAEKLSGLASTVFGMGVEFFLNDSLQIEQRVVDETVVSVSDLSGGAQEQLGLLARFAIADLVADEEGVPIFVDDALGNTDNLRLELMNYVFSRMGSQHQVFVLTCMPSRYQKISGKTSFRMEDLKMGRP
- a CDS encoding YceI family protein; protein product: MSDFNGTYTLDPAHSRIGFWLRHAMVTKVRGEFTEFDSSLSYGEKNAASAVIKVASINTSNDDRDNHLRSDDFFAVETYPEITFTATEFNINGNAGTVTGDLTIKGITKPVTLDVEISGTAVDPDGQTRLGFEATTLLNRTDFGIDFNAPLNTGGVLISEDIHIEIEGSAIRQDA
- a CDS encoding MarR family winged helix-turn-helix transcriptional regulator produces the protein MTKGSGWLNDDEQKLWRLLLGGIRHLERGMEETLQQDSGLGASEFAVLVSLSEAEDQSLRLRDLCQSLEWDRSRASHQITRMERRGLVVKQKCEDDARGVLVVLTKEGMSRLEAAAPGHVESVRRLVFDHLTDEDAVVLERFFGNLVATELG
- a CDS encoding PspC domain-containing protein; protein product: MTTPHDYSKLDGTIPLLNRKMHRSKTNSVLFGVLGGIGETYDVDPNLLRVLAVVASLFTGIPVVIYIAAVVLMWNT